The genomic interval CATATTATCATCATGAACCAGTACATAGGATAAGAAAGGAATTTTTAAAATTACTTCGCGATAGTTCAAAGAGCATAATATTAGAATCTCAAAAGGAAGATTAGATATGGAAGAAATTTTAAACAAAATTTTTAATGAAGATATGTTAAAAGGAATAGATAAAGTTCCCAATAATTTTGTAGATTTGGTTATATCTGACCCACCTTATTGTTTAGGTAAGGACTATGGAAATAACTCAGATAAATTAAAACCTAAAGACTATTTAGAATGGAGTAAAAGATGGATAGATGCTGTGATACCTAAAATAAAAAGTACAGGTAGTTTTTATATCTTTCTTACCTGGCAACATAGTCCAGAAATTTTTAGCTATATGAAAACAAAATTAATTATGTTAAATGAGATTATTTGGGATAGAAAGGTGCCAAGTATGGGTGGAAGCACCAGAAAATTTTCATCTGTCCACGATAATATCGGATTTTTTGTAAAAACAAAGAATTATTATTTTAATATTGATGCCGTAAGAATTCCCTATGATGCAGAAACTAAAAAAGCAAGGACTCGTTCAATCTTCGTAGGTAAAAAGTGGCTTGAAATTGGGTATAATCCAAAAGACCTGTGGAGTGTAACCAGAATTCACGCAGAAGATCCAGAAAGAGAAAACCATCCAACGCAAAAACCGTTGGAGATTATAGAAAGAATTATTAAAGCAAGTTGCCCAGAGGAAGGAATTGTCCTTGACCCGTTTATGG from bacterium carries:
- a CDS encoding site-specific DNA-methyltransferase, which gives rise to MEEILNKIFNEDMLKGIDKVPNNFVDLVISDPPYCLGKDYGNNSDKLKPKDYLEWSKRWIDAVIPKIKSTGSFYIFLTWQHSPEIFSYMKTKLIMLNEIIWDRKVPSMGGSTRKFSSVHDNIGFFVKTKNYYFNIDAVRIPYDAETKKARTRSIFVGKKWLEIGYNPKDLWSVTRIHAEDPERENHPTQKPLEIIERIIKASCPEEGIVLDPFMGTGTTAVACIKINRSYIGFEINPDYCKTIERRIKKVTSIPLLFGIIERDNLYSINKQGNLFEREEVRKTA